From a region of the Etheostoma cragini isolate CJK2018 chromosome 20, CSU_Ecrag_1.0, whole genome shotgun sequence genome:
- the c20h14orf28 gene encoding uncharacterized protein C14orf28 homolog produces MESRFCVLSDAEDLQTLISNTEKNLHFERSKTLFEEIRASINNNDEEDHSFWRPVLPWGGVFAIKAGRKAISCTPLYVKINLKNTCTIDGFLMILYVILRDNQGFPRELAVFLGKHFVEYFLSLMDSCDYTTVKMLWIWDRMSKRQYRSKIHQAALEIDLFGNEHENFTENLENLMSTIQESLCTNWNCPAHFQEFIKTTINISPPHELPHRDPIQSAVDEFFCPKLLLCSQLGCDGLREFSQRVFCHGPPPFVILNMQQWKSEELSYVPYHLALCQHRYLLEGATLFNKVEHHYSAAFQIDGCWMHYDGLRSDNLILLHKPPELLLLSSLVYIRASDK; encoded by the exons ATGGAGAGTAGATTCTGTGTTTTGAGCGACGCCGAAGACCTCCAAACGCTAATTTCAAACACTGAGAAAAATCTCCACTTCGAAAG ATCTAAGACACTGTTTGAAGAAATCCGTGCCTCCATCAACAACAATGACGAAGAGGACCACTCCTTCTGGAGGCCTGTGCTGCCCTGGGGGGGCGTCTTCGCCATTAAGGCAGGACGAAAAGCCATATCATGCACCCCTTTGTACGTCAAAATCAACCTAAAAAACACCTGCACCATCGATGGCTTCCTTATGATCCTGTATGTGATACTGCGGGACAACCAGGGCTTTCCCAGGGAGCTGGCTGTCTTCCTGGGCAAGCACTTTGTGGAGTATTTCCTCTCCCTGATGGACTCCTGTGACTACACCACAGTGAAGATGCTGTGGATCTGGGACAGGATGTCTAAAAGACAGTACCGCTCTAAGATCCACCAGGCAGCACTAGAGATTGACCTGTTTGGCAACGAGCATGAGAACTTCACAGAGAACCTGGAGAACCTAATGTCCACTATTCAGGAGAGTCTGTGCACCAACTGGAACTGCCCGGCCCACTTCCAGGAGTTCATCAAGACTACAATCAACATCAG CCCTCCTCATGAGCTTCCTCACAGAGACCCCATTCAGTCAGCCGTGGACGAGTTCTTCTGCCCCAAACTCCTACTTTGCTCCCAGCTGGG GTGTGATGGTCTAAGGGAATTCTCTCAGAGGGTTTTCTGCCATGGTCCCCCACCCTTTGTCATTCTCAACATGCAGCAGTGGAAGTCAGAGGAGCTGTCCTATGTCCCTTACCATCTGGCTCTTTGCCAACACAG ATACTTACTAGAGGGTGCCACACTCTTCAACAAGGTGGAGCATCACTACTCTGCAGCCTTCCAGATAGATGGCTGCTGGATGCACTATGACGGTCTGAGGAGTGACAATTTGATCCTGTTACACAAGCCCCCAGAGCTCCTGCTGCTGTCTTCTCTGGTCTACATCCGCGCCTCCGACAAGTGA
- the LOC117935602 gene encoding coiled-coil domain-containing protein 9B isoform X3: protein MMPKRDNERDLELDKKIEALRRKNEALMKRHKEVEEDRKRAEEEGMALQSRKGKAEDFTITICKSTSDSRVVVTKPFSCGSPAGKGQQDSGPEMGGEGPMQGAGQGHRKHLMVTMTGKKGKRVVSERPEKRPGPADIKSPTDDRQARRVESVGRGKHPLHMTKRDTAPQDDVKQGQKHAKEHHRLSEQCQEPESLQGSTDLNIPTSKEEQEEYVRWKKEREQIDRERVARHKNAKGQWRRAWDMDKTENMFSDKSLPERDWAPSSRGGRNARRGQSRAGHEKRGKDKGAKNVLVMSSKAKGIDRLTGRARRWQANEDRENLQSSDTTLEEFLEELDALTDTEVEDQKEEDSKMKLWSNTSEEVSGSRAAPREVAPTQEKAEASPARGSEKKVRFSEDLDLEAHTRQTTGSQDSATSESICVSSFKASSHNKQQHKVQEPQQPLETAKQNDISPQDQGGGPSAPSIAQQPASVTNCAKKDSVLSTAPSSLSVEKACTSLQESSVKPVELAKCNISNTNTEELIDSGLSVLSLESGETHPTHSTSNDKVSVRDRKRDGRINRYANGLMEGCANG, encoded by the exons ATGATGCCCAAAAGGGATAATGAAAGGGACCTGGAGCTGGACAAGAAGATTGAGGCTCTCCGCAGGAAGAATGAAGCACTAATGAAGAGGCACAAG gaggtggaggaggacagGAAAAGGGCAGAAGAGGAAGGAATGGCGCTGCAGAGCCGCAAGGGCAAAGCTGAGGATTTTACCATCACAATCTGCAAGTCTACCAGT GACAGTCGCGTGGTGGTGACGAAGCCATTTAGCTGTGGTTCACCAGCTGGGAAAGGACAGCAGGATTCCGGGCCCGAGATGGGGGGAGAAGGCCCTATGCAGGGTGCTGGCCAAGGCCACAGGAAGCATCTAATGGTCACCATGACTGGTAAAAAG GGTAAAAGGGTGGTGAGTGAGAGGCCAGAGAAGAGGCCAGGCCCTGCAGACATCAAAAGCCCAACAGACGACAGACAGGCAAGGCGTGTGGAGTCAGTGGGGAGGGGGAAGCATCCACTTCACATGACCAAGAGAGACACAGCACCACAG gaTGATGTTAAACAAGGGCAGAAGCATGCTAAGGAGCATCACAGGCTTTCAGAGCAATGCCAG GAGCCTGAGAGCCTGCAGGGCAGCACAGACCTCAACATCCCCACGTcaaaagaggagcaggaggagtaTGTGCGGTGGAAGAAAGAGCGTGAGCAGATCGACAGGGAAAGAGTGGCACGCCACAAAAACGCCAAGGGTCAGTGGAGGCGGGCGTGGGACATGGACAAAACTGAGAACAT GTTTTCAGACAAATCCCTCCCTGAAAGAGACTGGGCCCCGTCCAGCAGAG GTGGACGAAATGCTCGAAGAGGACAATCCAGGGCAG GACATGAGAAGCGAGGAAAAGACAAGGGAGCCAAAAACGTTCTCGTGATGAGCAGTAAAGCAAAAGGCATAGATCGTCTGACTGGGAGAGCCAGGAG atGGCAGGCaaatgaagacagagagaaCCTACAG TCCTCTGACACGACATTAGAGGAATTCTTGGAGGAACTTGACGCACTCACAGACACTGAGGTAGAAGATCAAAAAGAAGAGGACTCGAAAATGAAGCTGTGGTCCAATACATCTGAGGAGGTAAGTGGATCCAGAGCTGCTCCGAGAGAGGTCGCTCCGACTCAGGAGAAGGCAGAGGCCTCGCCCGCTCGGGGTTCGGAGAAGAAAGTACGCTTCTCAGAAGACCTTGACCTGGAGGCTCACACAAGGCAAACCACAGGCTCTCAGGACTCTGCCACCTCAGAATCAATATGTGTGAGCTCCTTCAAAGCTTCCTCACataataaacaacaacacaaagtgcAGGAGCCACAGCAGCCTCTTGAAACTGCCAAGCAGAATGATATTAGTCCTCAGGATCAGGGAGGTGGTCCGTCTGCTCCTTCTATTGCCCAGCAGCCGGCTTCTGTAACTAATTGTGCTAAAAAAGACAGCGTCCTCTCCACAGCTCCGAGCTCCCTCTCTGTTGAAAAAGCCTGTACTTCTCTGCAGGAGAGCTCTGTCAAGCCTGTAGAGCTTGCCAAGTGCAACatcagcaacacaaacacag AGGAACTAATAGACTCCGGCCTGTCTGTCTTGAGCCTGGAGTCAGGGGAAACACACCCAACACACTCCACCAGCAATGATAAGGTCAGTGTGCGAGACAGGAAGAGGGATGGGAGAATCAATAGATATGCAAATGGCCTGATGGAGGGATGTGCAAATGGATGA
- the LOC117935602 gene encoding coiled-coil domain-containing protein 9B isoform X4 translates to MRLKKTVNLDNVETPSDMMPKRDNERDLELDKKIEALRRKNEALMKRHKEVEEDRKRAEEEGMALQSRKGKAEDFTITICKSTSDSRVVVTKPFSCGSPAGKGQQDSGPEMGGEGPMQGAGQGHRKHLMVTMTGKKGKRVVSERPEKRPGPADIKSPTDDRQARRVESVGRGKHPLHMTKRDTAPQDDVKQGQKHAKEHHRLSEQCQEPESLQGSTDLNIPTSKEEQEEYVRWKKEREQIDRERVARHKNAKGQWRRAWDMDKTENMFSDKSLPERDWAPSSRGGRNARRGQSRAGHEKRGKDKGAKNVLVMSSKAKGIDRLTGRARRWQANEDRENLQSSDTTLEEFLEELDALTDTEVEDQKEEDSKMKLWSNTSEEVSGSRAAPREVAPTQEKAEASPARGSEKKVRFSEDLDLEAHTRQTTGSQDSATSESICVSSFKASSHNKQQHKVQEPQQPLETAKQNDISPQDQGGGPSAPSIAQQPASVTNCAKKDSVLSTAPSSLSVEKACTSLQESSVKPVELAKCNISNTNTEELIDSGLSVLSLESGETHPTHSTSNDKEREHGKIV, encoded by the exons atgagattaaaGAAGACGGTAAACCTAGATAATGTGGAG ACCCCCAGTGACATGATGCCCAAAAGGGATAATGAAAGGGACCTGGAGCTGGACAAGAAGATTGAGGCTCTCCGCAGGAAGAATGAAGCACTAATGAAGAGGCACAAG gaggtggaggaggacagGAAAAGGGCAGAAGAGGAAGGAATGGCGCTGCAGAGCCGCAAGGGCAAAGCTGAGGATTTTACCATCACAATCTGCAAGTCTACCAGT GACAGTCGCGTGGTGGTGACGAAGCCATTTAGCTGTGGTTCACCAGCTGGGAAAGGACAGCAGGATTCCGGGCCCGAGATGGGGGGAGAAGGCCCTATGCAGGGTGCTGGCCAAGGCCACAGGAAGCATCTAATGGTCACCATGACTGGTAAAAAG GGTAAAAGGGTGGTGAGTGAGAGGCCAGAGAAGAGGCCAGGCCCTGCAGACATCAAAAGCCCAACAGACGACAGACAGGCAAGGCGTGTGGAGTCAGTGGGGAGGGGGAAGCATCCACTTCACATGACCAAGAGAGACACAGCACCACAG gaTGATGTTAAACAAGGGCAGAAGCATGCTAAGGAGCATCACAGGCTTTCAGAGCAATGCCAG GAGCCTGAGAGCCTGCAGGGCAGCACAGACCTCAACATCCCCACGTcaaaagaggagcaggaggagtaTGTGCGGTGGAAGAAAGAGCGTGAGCAGATCGACAGGGAAAGAGTGGCACGCCACAAAAACGCCAAGGGTCAGTGGAGGCGGGCGTGGGACATGGACAAAACTGAGAACAT GTTTTCAGACAAATCCCTCCCTGAAAGAGACTGGGCCCCGTCCAGCAGAG GTGGACGAAATGCTCGAAGAGGACAATCCAGGGCAG GACATGAGAAGCGAGGAAAAGACAAGGGAGCCAAAAACGTTCTCGTGATGAGCAGTAAAGCAAAAGGCATAGATCGTCTGACTGGGAGAGCCAGGAG atGGCAGGCaaatgaagacagagagaaCCTACAG TCCTCTGACACGACATTAGAGGAATTCTTGGAGGAACTTGACGCACTCACAGACACTGAGGTAGAAGATCAAAAAGAAGAGGACTCGAAAATGAAGCTGTGGTCCAATACATCTGAGGAGGTAAGTGGATCCAGAGCTGCTCCGAGAGAGGTCGCTCCGACTCAGGAGAAGGCAGAGGCCTCGCCCGCTCGGGGTTCGGAGAAGAAAGTACGCTTCTCAGAAGACCTTGACCTGGAGGCTCACACAAGGCAAACCACAGGCTCTCAGGACTCTGCCACCTCAGAATCAATATGTGTGAGCTCCTTCAAAGCTTCCTCACataataaacaacaacacaaagtgcAGGAGCCACAGCAGCCTCTTGAAACTGCCAAGCAGAATGATATTAGTCCTCAGGATCAGGGAGGTGGTCCGTCTGCTCCTTCTATTGCCCAGCAGCCGGCTTCTGTAACTAATTGTGCTAAAAAAGACAGCGTCCTCTCCACAGCTCCGAGCTCCCTCTCTGTTGAAAAAGCCTGTACTTCTCTGCAGGAGAGCTCTGTCAAGCCTGTAGAGCTTGCCAAGTGCAACatcagcaacacaaacacag AGGAACTAATAGACTCCGGCCTGTCTGTCTTGAGCCTGGAGTCAGGGGAAACACACCCAACACACTCCACCAGCAATGATAAG gaaaGAGAGCATGGGAAGATTGTTTGA
- the mthfd1b gene encoding methylenetetrahydrofolate dehydrogenase (NADP+ dependent) 1b, producing the protein MSAQIISGKEVSGLVRERLKKDVEQMKLQDPNFRPGLVVLQVGDRDDSNLYISMKLKAAAEIGINATHMRLPKTATEEEVLHSITEVNENSSVHGLIVQLPLDSNHKMDTEKVTNAVAPEKDVDGLTSINAGKLSRGDLGDCFIPCTPNGCMELIRQTGVSVAGKRAVVIGRSKIVGAPMHDLLLWNHATVTTCHSKTADLPGEVSKADILVVGIGKAEMVKGEWIKKGAVVIDCGINHIPDETKASGKRVVGDVHYASAKEQAGFITPVPGGVGPMTVAMLMANTVLSAKRFLESHQTGKWNISYPKLNLQKPVPSDILISRSCVPKPIDCLAREVGLLSDEVELYGKTKAKVQLSIIKRLQAQPDGKYVVVTGITPTPLGEGKSTTTIGLVQALGAHIKLNAFACVRQPSQGPTFGIKGGAAGGGYSQVIPMEEFNLHLTGDIHAITAANNLVAAAIDARIFHESTQTDKALYNRLVPLNGKERKFSPIQINRLKKLGIEKTDPSTLTEEEITRFARLDMDPSSVTWQRVLDTNDRFLRKITIGQSPTEKGYTREAQFDITVASEIMAVLALTTSLQDMRQRLAKMIVATSRDGQPITTEDLGVSGALAVLMKDAIKPNLMQTLEGNPVFVHAGPFANIAHGNSSILADKIALKLVGPEGFVVTEAGFGADIGMEKFFNIKCRSSGLRPHVVVLVATVRALKMHGGGPTVTAGMPLPKEYIEENLDLLEKGCSNMRKQIENAQHFGVPVVVAVNAFKTDTEAELDLVCRVAKAAGAFDAVRCSHWAEGGAGAVALGQAVQRASEAPSKFQFLYDLELPIADKIRIIAQKIYGADDIELLPEAQHKVELYTKQGFSNLPICMAKTHLSLSHEADRKGVPTGFILPIRDIRASVGSGFLFPLVGTMPTIPGLPTRPCFYDIDLDPETEQVNGLF; encoded by the exons ATGTCAGCTCAAATCATAAGCGGGAAGGAGGTTTCAGG GCTGGTGAGGGAGCGTCTGAAGAAGGATGTGGAGCAGATGAAGCTTCAGGACCCAAACTTCAGACCCGGGCTAGTGGTTTTACAG GTTGGAGACCGCGACGATTCAAATCTGTACATCAGCATGAAGTTGAAGGCAGCAGCAGAG ATCGGAATAAATGCCACACATATGAGACTTCCCAAGACTGCaacagaggaggag GTTCTCCACAGCATCACAGAGGTGAATGAGAACTCGTCTGTCCACGGCCTCATTGTGCAGCTGCCCTTAGATTCGAACCACAAGATGGACACGGAGAAGGTCACCAACGCAGTGGCCCCAGAGAAGGACGTCGACGG ACTGACCAGTATCAATGCAGGGAAGTTGTCACGTGGGGACCTGGGCGACTGCTTCATCCCCTGCACACCAAACGGCTGCATGGAGTTGATCAGACAGACTG GTGTTTCTGTGGCAGGAAAGAGAGCAGTAGTGATTGGTCGCAGTAAGATTGTGGGCGCACCGATGCACGACCTGCTGCTGTGGAACCACGCCACCGTCACCACCTGCCACTCCAAAACCGCTGATCTGCCTGGAGAG GTGAGCAAAGCAGACATCCTGGTTGTCGGCATCGGGAAAGCAGAGATGGTGAAAGGAGAGTGGATCAAGAAGGGAGCAGTGGTTATCGACTGTGGCATCAACCACATTCCAG ATGAGACTAAAGCAAGTGGGAAGCGTGTGGTGGGTGATGTCCACTACGCCTCAGCCAAGGAGCAGGCCGGCTTCATCACTCCTGTGCCCGGTGGTGTGGGACCCATGACTGTGGCCATGTTGATGGCG aacACAGTGTTGAGTGCAAAGCGTTTCCTGGAGAGCCACCAAACAGGGAAGTGGAACATTTCTTACCCCAAACTCAACCTGCAAAAGCCTGTGCCAAG CGACATTTTGATTTCTCGCTCTTGCGTGCCCAAGCCTATCGACTGTCTGGCAAGAGAGGTGGGCCTGCTGTCAGATGAGGTGGAGCTTTATGGCAAGACTAAGGCCAAGGTCCAGCTGAGTATCATCAAACGCCTGCAGGCCCAGCCAGACGGCAAATATGTGGTGGTCACCGG CATTACACCCACCCCTCTGGGTGAAGGAAAGAGCACCACCACCATCGGCCTGGTCCAGGCCCTGGGAGCCCACATAAAGCTCAATGCGTTTGCTTGTGTCCGACAGCCTTCTCAAGGACCCACATTTGGCATCAAAG GCGGTGCTGCAGGAGGTGGATATTCTCAAGTCATTCCAATGGAAGAG TTCAACCTCCATCTTACCGGCGACATCCACGCCATCACAGCTGCCAACAACTTGGTTGCTGCTGCCATCGATGCTCGCATCTTCCACGAGTCTACACAAACTGACAAG GCTCTGTATAATCGCTTGGTCCCGCTCaatggaaaagaaaggaagTTCTCCCCCATCCAGATCAACAGACTGAAG aAACTGGGCATAGAAAAGACAGATCCCTCCACTCTGACAGAAGAAGAGATTACCCGCTTTGCCCGCCTGGACATGGACCCAAGCTCTGTCACCTGGCAGAGAG TGTTGGATACCAATGATCGGTTCCTGAGGAAGATCACGATCGGACAGTCACCAACTGAAAAGGGATACACGAGAGAG GCCCAGTTCGACATCACCGTGGCCAGTGAAATCATGGCGGTGCTTGCCCTCACCACCAGCCTGCAGGACATGCGTCAGCGCCTGGCCAAGATGATCGTGGCCACCAGCCGCGACGGACAGCCCATCACCACCGAGGACCTG gGCGTGAGTGGTGCTCTAGCTGTGCTAATGAAAGATGCCATCAAACCAAACCTGATGCAGACCTTGGAg GGAAACCCAGTGTTTGTCCATGCCGGCCCGTTTGCCAACATCGCCCATGGCAACTCCTCTATTCTGGCTGATAAAATAGCTTTGAAGCTGGTTGGGCCCGAGGGCTTTGTAG TGACTGAGGCAGGCTTTGGTGCTGACATTGGCATGGAGAAGTTCTTCAACATCAAGTGTCGCTCCTCAGGCCTGAGACCCCACGTGGTGGTGCTGGTGGCCACCGTCCGAGCCCTCAAGATGCACGGAGGAGGACCAACA gTCACTGCTGGGATGCCACTGCCTAAGGAATACATTGAGGAG AACCTTGATCTGCTGGAGAAGGGCTGCAGCAACATGAGGAAGCAGATAGAGAATGCACAGCACTTCGGCGTGCCAGTGGTGGTGGCTGTCAATGCTTTCAA GACAGACACCGAGGCTGAGCTGGACCTGGTCTGCAGGGTGGCCAAAGCTGCCGGAGCCTTCGACGCCGTGCGCTGCTCCCACTGGGCTGAAGGTGGAGCCGGTGCGGTAGCCTTGGGTCAGGCGGTCCAGAGGGCCTCAGAGGCCCCTAGCAAATTCCAATTCCTCTATGATTTGGAG CTCCCTATTGCTGATAAGATTCGAATAATCGCCCAGAAGATCTACGGAGCAGATGATATTGAGCTTCTCCCAGAGGCTCAACACAAGGTGGAGCTGTACACCAAACAG GGTTTTAGCAACCTGCCAATCTGCATGGCGAAGACTCACCTGTCGCTCTCTCACGAGGCAGACAGGAAGGGTGTGCCCACAGGGTTCATCCTGCCAATCAGAGACATCCGAGCCAGTGTGGGCTCTGGCTTTCTGTTCCCACTGGTCGGCACG ATGCCCACGATCCCGGGTCTGCCCACTAGGCCTTGTTTCTATGACATTGACCTGGACCCTGAGACTGAACAGGTCAACGGGCTCTTCTAA
- the LOC117935602 gene encoding coiled-coil domain-containing protein 9B isoform X2 — translation MERPTPSDMMPKRDNERDLELDKKIEALRRKNEALMKRHKEVEEDRKRAEEEGMALQSRKGKAEDFTITICKSTSDSRVVVTKPFSCGSPAGKGQQDSGPEMGGEGPMQGAGQGHRKHLMVTMTGKKGKRVVSERPEKRPGPADIKSPTDDRQARRVESVGRGKHPLHMTKRDTAPQDDVKQGQKHAKEHHRLSEQCQEPESLQGSTDLNIPTSKEEQEEYVRWKKEREQIDRERVARHKNAKGQWRRAWDMDKTENMFSDKSLPERDWAPSSRGGRNARRGQSRAGHEKRGKDKGAKNVLVMSSKAKGIDRLTGRARRWQANEDRENLQSSDTTLEEFLEELDALTDTEVEDQKEEDSKMKLWSNTSEEVSGSRAAPREVAPTQEKAEASPARGSEKKVRFSEDLDLEAHTRQTTGSQDSATSESICVSSFKASSHNKQQHKVQEPQQPLETAKQNDISPQDQGGGPSAPSIAQQPASVTNCAKKDSVLSTAPSSLSVEKACTSLQESSVKPVELAKCNISNTNTEELIDSGLSVLSLESGETHPTHSTSNDKVSVRDRKRDGRINRYANGLMEGCANG, via the exons ATGGAAAGACCT ACCCCCAGTGACATGATGCCCAAAAGGGATAATGAAAGGGACCTGGAGCTGGACAAGAAGATTGAGGCTCTCCGCAGGAAGAATGAAGCACTAATGAAGAGGCACAAG gaggtggaggaggacagGAAAAGGGCAGAAGAGGAAGGAATGGCGCTGCAGAGCCGCAAGGGCAAAGCTGAGGATTTTACCATCACAATCTGCAAGTCTACCAGT GACAGTCGCGTGGTGGTGACGAAGCCATTTAGCTGTGGTTCACCAGCTGGGAAAGGACAGCAGGATTCCGGGCCCGAGATGGGGGGAGAAGGCCCTATGCAGGGTGCTGGCCAAGGCCACAGGAAGCATCTAATGGTCACCATGACTGGTAAAAAG GGTAAAAGGGTGGTGAGTGAGAGGCCAGAGAAGAGGCCAGGCCCTGCAGACATCAAAAGCCCAACAGACGACAGACAGGCAAGGCGTGTGGAGTCAGTGGGGAGGGGGAAGCATCCACTTCACATGACCAAGAGAGACACAGCACCACAG gaTGATGTTAAACAAGGGCAGAAGCATGCTAAGGAGCATCACAGGCTTTCAGAGCAATGCCAG GAGCCTGAGAGCCTGCAGGGCAGCACAGACCTCAACATCCCCACGTcaaaagaggagcaggaggagtaTGTGCGGTGGAAGAAAGAGCGTGAGCAGATCGACAGGGAAAGAGTGGCACGCCACAAAAACGCCAAGGGTCAGTGGAGGCGGGCGTGGGACATGGACAAAACTGAGAACAT GTTTTCAGACAAATCCCTCCCTGAAAGAGACTGGGCCCCGTCCAGCAGAG GTGGACGAAATGCTCGAAGAGGACAATCCAGGGCAG GACATGAGAAGCGAGGAAAAGACAAGGGAGCCAAAAACGTTCTCGTGATGAGCAGTAAAGCAAAAGGCATAGATCGTCTGACTGGGAGAGCCAGGAG atGGCAGGCaaatgaagacagagagaaCCTACAG TCCTCTGACACGACATTAGAGGAATTCTTGGAGGAACTTGACGCACTCACAGACACTGAGGTAGAAGATCAAAAAGAAGAGGACTCGAAAATGAAGCTGTGGTCCAATACATCTGAGGAGGTAAGTGGATCCAGAGCTGCTCCGAGAGAGGTCGCTCCGACTCAGGAGAAGGCAGAGGCCTCGCCCGCTCGGGGTTCGGAGAAGAAAGTACGCTTCTCAGAAGACCTTGACCTGGAGGCTCACACAAGGCAAACCACAGGCTCTCAGGACTCTGCCACCTCAGAATCAATATGTGTGAGCTCCTTCAAAGCTTCCTCACataataaacaacaacacaaagtgcAGGAGCCACAGCAGCCTCTTGAAACTGCCAAGCAGAATGATATTAGTCCTCAGGATCAGGGAGGTGGTCCGTCTGCTCCTTCTATTGCCCAGCAGCCGGCTTCTGTAACTAATTGTGCTAAAAAAGACAGCGTCCTCTCCACAGCTCCGAGCTCCCTCTCTGTTGAAAAAGCCTGTACTTCTCTGCAGGAGAGCTCTGTCAAGCCTGTAGAGCTTGCCAAGTGCAACatcagcaacacaaacacag AGGAACTAATAGACTCCGGCCTGTCTGTCTTGAGCCTGGAGTCAGGGGAAACACACCCAACACACTCCACCAGCAATGATAAGGTCAGTGTGCGAGACAGGAAGAGGGATGGGAGAATCAATAGATATGCAAATGGCCTGATGGAGGGATGTGCAAATGGATGA
- the LOC117935602 gene encoding coiled-coil domain-containing protein 9B isoform X1 yields MRLKKTVNLDNVETPSDMMPKRDNERDLELDKKIEALRRKNEALMKRHKEVEEDRKRAEEEGMALQSRKGKAEDFTITICKSTSDSRVVVTKPFSCGSPAGKGQQDSGPEMGGEGPMQGAGQGHRKHLMVTMTGKKGKRVVSERPEKRPGPADIKSPTDDRQARRVESVGRGKHPLHMTKRDTAPQDDVKQGQKHAKEHHRLSEQCQEPESLQGSTDLNIPTSKEEQEEYVRWKKEREQIDRERVARHKNAKGQWRRAWDMDKTENMFSDKSLPERDWAPSSRGGRNARRGQSRAGHEKRGKDKGAKNVLVMSSKAKGIDRLTGRARRWQANEDRENLQSSDTTLEEFLEELDALTDTEVEDQKEEDSKMKLWSNTSEEVSGSRAAPREVAPTQEKAEASPARGSEKKVRFSEDLDLEAHTRQTTGSQDSATSESICVSSFKASSHNKQQHKVQEPQQPLETAKQNDISPQDQGGGPSAPSIAQQPASVTNCAKKDSVLSTAPSSLSVEKACTSLQESSVKPVELAKCNISNTNTEELIDSGLSVLSLESGETHPTHSTSNDKVSVRDRKRDGRINRYANGLMEGCANG; encoded by the exons atgagattaaaGAAGACGGTAAACCTAGATAATGTGGAG ACCCCCAGTGACATGATGCCCAAAAGGGATAATGAAAGGGACCTGGAGCTGGACAAGAAGATTGAGGCTCTCCGCAGGAAGAATGAAGCACTAATGAAGAGGCACAAG gaggtggaggaggacagGAAAAGGGCAGAAGAGGAAGGAATGGCGCTGCAGAGCCGCAAGGGCAAAGCTGAGGATTTTACCATCACAATCTGCAAGTCTACCAGT GACAGTCGCGTGGTGGTGACGAAGCCATTTAGCTGTGGTTCACCAGCTGGGAAAGGACAGCAGGATTCCGGGCCCGAGATGGGGGGAGAAGGCCCTATGCAGGGTGCTGGCCAAGGCCACAGGAAGCATCTAATGGTCACCATGACTGGTAAAAAG GGTAAAAGGGTGGTGAGTGAGAGGCCAGAGAAGAGGCCAGGCCCTGCAGACATCAAAAGCCCAACAGACGACAGACAGGCAAGGCGTGTGGAGTCAGTGGGGAGGGGGAAGCATCCACTTCACATGACCAAGAGAGACACAGCACCACAG gaTGATGTTAAACAAGGGCAGAAGCATGCTAAGGAGCATCACAGGCTTTCAGAGCAATGCCAG GAGCCTGAGAGCCTGCAGGGCAGCACAGACCTCAACATCCCCACGTcaaaagaggagcaggaggagtaTGTGCGGTGGAAGAAAGAGCGTGAGCAGATCGACAGGGAAAGAGTGGCACGCCACAAAAACGCCAAGGGTCAGTGGAGGCGGGCGTGGGACATGGACAAAACTGAGAACAT GTTTTCAGACAAATCCCTCCCTGAAAGAGACTGGGCCCCGTCCAGCAGAG GTGGACGAAATGCTCGAAGAGGACAATCCAGGGCAG GACATGAGAAGCGAGGAAAAGACAAGGGAGCCAAAAACGTTCTCGTGATGAGCAGTAAAGCAAAAGGCATAGATCGTCTGACTGGGAGAGCCAGGAG atGGCAGGCaaatgaagacagagagaaCCTACAG TCCTCTGACACGACATTAGAGGAATTCTTGGAGGAACTTGACGCACTCACAGACACTGAGGTAGAAGATCAAAAAGAAGAGGACTCGAAAATGAAGCTGTGGTCCAATACATCTGAGGAGGTAAGTGGATCCAGAGCTGCTCCGAGAGAGGTCGCTCCGACTCAGGAGAAGGCAGAGGCCTCGCCCGCTCGGGGTTCGGAGAAGAAAGTACGCTTCTCAGAAGACCTTGACCTGGAGGCTCACACAAGGCAAACCACAGGCTCTCAGGACTCTGCCACCTCAGAATCAATATGTGTGAGCTCCTTCAAAGCTTCCTCACataataaacaacaacacaaagtgcAGGAGCCACAGCAGCCTCTTGAAACTGCCAAGCAGAATGATATTAGTCCTCAGGATCAGGGAGGTGGTCCGTCTGCTCCTTCTATTGCCCAGCAGCCGGCTTCTGTAACTAATTGTGCTAAAAAAGACAGCGTCCTCTCCACAGCTCCGAGCTCCCTCTCTGTTGAAAAAGCCTGTACTTCTCTGCAGGAGAGCTCTGTCAAGCCTGTAGAGCTTGCCAAGTGCAACatcagcaacacaaacacag AGGAACTAATAGACTCCGGCCTGTCTGTCTTGAGCCTGGAGTCAGGGGAAACACACCCAACACACTCCACCAGCAATGATAAGGTCAGTGTGCGAGACAGGAAGAGGGATGGGAGAATCAATAGATATGCAAATGGCCTGATGGAGGGATGTGCAAATGGATGA